ATAGCTAGACAGATGGCTAACGTTACCTAGCTGCAGACAGGCTGTCTCTAAGTTTACCTAACCTCACTTATATCACCTGTATTAACATTTAAACCGACATGTTCGACCATCTGGTTCATTCAGGCGTTAGCTGAGGACGATGCCACAGATCCGCCCGGTTAGTGTGACCTGTGTCTGTACAAAAGGTCACATTAATGAACATTTTATTCTCACTGTGTCCTCCTGAGGGGATTTAGGATACTGTACCAAAGTCTAGTATAGAAGCACTAGGGTTGTAGCCAAATGCATTTAGATCAAATTATTGATTACATGAACACATATAAGAAGGAAATACTTTGTCTGCTTTTTGTATACAAAAGGCAGACATTTGTCTTTGGTTTGCATGTGCAAAATCTGCTATTAAAACAACATATCaaatcacattaaaaacacaatacagtaATAGAAACTGCATTAAAAGGAAGCACCAGGTACCAGGACTGaatcaagattaaataaataaagaagtgcTGAGGTAGCAGGCtctcctgtttctactgctCTCACTCTACTTACAAAGACATACCGCTAGAAAcaaaagtaaacatgaacatttaACTGCCATGTacacatttaaatatgtttgtCACAGCATGAAATTAACATTAACACAATGGTACATGCTGCAAAGAGGGCATTATACCCAtgtacacatatactgtatgtatgtaacagCATGACATGAGTGTATAGGGTGCTGTAATAAATATGGGATGATTAATGTAATATGTTTCTTTATATACATGAGGTAGGTGGATATGAcggtgtatatagtgtatactgCATGCTAAAAAAAGTGTGtattaaaactaaaatatacagtagcaaattaaacgcacattttttatctgttcaaaatgtacctcaaagggagatttggcaagtatttaatactcttatcaacatgggagtggatgaatatgctgctttatgcaaatgtatgtatatatttattattggaaatcaattaccaacacaaaacaatgagagatattgtccagaaaccctcacaggtactgcatttagcataaaacaatatatgctctaatcataacatgtcaaactgcagcccaacaggcaacaacagctgtcagtgtgtcagtgtgctgacttgactatgacttgccccaaactgcatgtgattatcataaagtgggcatgtctgtaaaggggagactcgtgagtacccatagacagttttcctcgccaaaatttaaagattggagcgttatttagcctcctccccGACAAACTAGTACAGATGGTACCAAtggtttctttaggttttttagtttcatatgatgccagtatcttcacaccagctttgaaactgagtccgctacagcctccgaaagattaattgcattaaagaaattagtggtgttaaaattaatttgaatttaCTTTatcatcgtgttaactttgacagccctaataaatatatactgtgtatatatatatatatatatatatatatataaaaatgcgACGTGCTGTACATGTCTTAGACAACACTTTATCTCAGATTAATCTAAAATCCTGTAGACTGCACCACTATGACAAGTCAGTTAAGTATCTGAACAGTGGAAGTGAACTAATGGTGAATCATACAACTGTCTGCAAATCTGTGATGAATCTGCAAAATGATGTGTGACTAAACCATAAGAGATCCTGTCTCCGCCTTCTTCCAATGGAAGAGATTGGTAACTAAATCTGCAGtgaggctgcaactaaccattattatAGTTTTCTATTAATCTGACAGCTATTTTCTTGATTGACTGACTTCTCATTTGTCAAAGAATAAGATGCCTATCACAGTTTCCTAAAGTCGTTGGTATCATGTTACCTGTGTGAGGTGAATCTGTCTAACTTGCAGCTTGTAAAGGTCGTGGATTACACTGCAGAAACACTGAATCTAATAATGACGCAGACAAAGAAGCTGTATTAAATGTAGACGCTTCTCGTCATggccgatacccgatccagttACTAATCGGTGCCGATACCGATACAGTGAATTGGTGCAGACTGTCACTGGGTATTAGCTAATGGAGACATGGATGTTTGCTTAAACTCTGCCTTATGTCCTTGTTGTCAATGAGGCCTCTTTGTGTCATAGCTCTGATATAAGCTAACCTTATGTTTCAGCTGGTGACTACCACAACAAAGGCCCCAATCTATATCACTAGAGCTAAAACAATTAGTCAGTTAAATCATATTCCTTAGTTCCAGATTCAAGTtgttatgctgctttatgtgataataaattgaatatctttgggttttggacgaaagaaaacatttgatgaCGTCCTCTTGAGCTTAAGGAGATTGTAATAGCCACCTTTAACCATTTGCTGACATGTTATTGACCATTCAGTTACTCAATTAATCGTGAAATTAATTGGCAGATTTATTTCCAGTGAACTGTCGTTTATTCCGGCATGACGTTGGCTAAAATTTTGGTGACATTCTTATGTAAACACAACGGGCAATATGGAGGTCAGCAAAATGTGTCATACGATAAGACGATAACGTAATTATCATGATAGGCCTATGTGCTGTTTTGTTCAATGAAAAAACGTCTTTTCCATCTCAGCTCTCAGCGTGTACGCAGCGAGCTTTTACAGAACCATGATTTCACTTTAGTACAAGCTGCCATTTGCAAAAGGTCAAACTGTGCTGGATGTGAAAATGGGCGATAACAGTCATTTCACACCAACGTAAGTGTCTCTCAGCGGCTGACTTGTGCCTGCTCTGTTTCTCTCCAGTATGGTGAGGAGAAGGTGTCCCATGCTGCATTAGTGGAAGAGTGACATGCTGGCCTGTCTGCCAGCATCAGGTGACCCTACCATCAGATTTCTCTCCCGTACGCAGATGAACACTGGACTTCAGAAATGTAAGTGCTTTCTGTCTTCCACCATGTTGTGGCCACATTTCCATTTAAATGAGTCATTTCCTCATTGATCAGCATTCCGGATcagacgatgatgatgatgctgtttTGGACACACAAAACCTTTCAGAGGGTAAAcattaggggtggggaaaaaaatgattcaCCTATatatcacaatttattttttacgatttttttaatgccagaatcgatatatttgcttaattttagTGTATGTGGAGGTAGAGGGAAGTtagcgcttttattgttgtagtctgagtaacgtgacgtcatatccgttccgtatccggcaaccaaaacaaaccgcagtgagcCCAAACGAGGAAGTAGAAATATATTCCtttattccaaaaaagacaatattcctaccgagctgtttacatggctaatgaaaataaatattccGCTAATATtcacgtttacatgcagccacggcctccctctttcattacttcaaccaccttcttgaaaaggttggcgttgtgatatttgtgcatatccaaaaaccGGTTGATATCCAAGACTTTCATAATGTTACAGTAGGCGTGTTTATCCTTCGGACCAGatatgtgggcttttcttttgggcatgcgtCTAACTGTctgctagttggtttgtgtacaacgcaacGAGCTGGCTAatattctgaatgtgctgtatgCATGTCcgaagaatgctcctaaaaccggaataatatcagcatatcgTTGTTTACATGACCCCGTATCGaattcagaatattgtcatactctgaataatagtagaatgttagtgtgcatgtaaacacagtcaGTGTGCTTTGCTTGGTGTTTCTGGTTGTCTGACGTTACACACACATTTCAGGGGAAACTACACAGAAGATGAGATCTGCCAGCTATCCAACCCCAGCAGAGTTGGATGCCTTTGCTAAGAAAGTTGCCAACAACCCTCTGACCATCCAGATCTTCCCCAACAGTGTCAAAGTACCTCAAAGGAAGCACATTCGCCGCACAGTCAACGGGCTTGACACGTCCTCGTCCAGCCAGCGCCACAGTCCCTACCCCTCTCAGGTCAGCTCCAGTAGGGGTCTGCTCGCTGTCCTCCGTGCGCCTGCCAAAGGCGTCATCAAAGATTCAGACGGTAGCCGCACCCGACAGCTTCAGAAGGCAGTCATGAACCCTCACAGCGGGCCGTAcgccactcaaagcactttaaatCTTCCTCAGCCTGCTCCAAACCTACAGGGCCCGTCGCAGCCTGCAGCCCAGGCTGCCCAGAAGCAGGGTATGGTTCACCCACAGGCGCTACAGCAGAGCGTGAATCATCCAATGACTTTACAGCAGCCTCAAACGATGCCTCACCCGCAGGCGCTGCAGCAAAGGAACATGGCTCATTCACAAGTGCTGCAGCGGCAGCAGAGTTTGTCCCAGGTTCAGACTTCACAGCAGAGATTGGCTCATCCACAAGGCATCCAGAGGCAGCAGAGTGTGCCTCACAGCCaggcgcagcagcagcagcagcagcagcagcagcagcagcagcagcagcagcagcagcagcagcagcagcagcagagccagtCATGTCCACCAGTCGTACCACAGCAGCATCTTTCTCATCTGCAGACACTAAAGCATCAGGCAGCTCCTCTGCAAGCTTTACATACACAACAAGGAGTGACTCAGGATCTGCACCACATGTCTGATGGAGCTCCGCTTCCGAGCCTGCAGCACACCCAGGGGCTGGTTGGCTCACAGCCCCTCCCCCAGGCTGTGGGTTCAGGACCTCCTACCATGCCTAACAGCCTCCAGCAGCCCCAACCAGGGGCATACGGGCCCCGGAAGCTCCCTGACGCAGACGCCCCACCAAATGTAACTGTATCTACCTCCACCATCCCACTGTCCATGGCAGCCAGCCTGCATCAGAACCGGCCCAGTGACCTGAGCAGCATTGTGCACCAAATCAACCAGCTGTGCCAGGCACGGGCTGGTATGGGCGCCACCTCAGTCTGTGAGGGCCAGATCGCAAACCCCAGCCCCATCAGCCGCAACCTGCTGATCAACGCCAGCTCCAGGGTGTCCTTTCACCACCCGGCTCTGGGCTCGGTGCCCAGCTGCCTCATGGTGGGACCCCCAGACAAAGCTACAGTTCAGACTCCCAACGCTGCTCTCCACTCACAGCCCAATATagctgctactaatactataccTGCCTTTCACGCAGACCCAGAGAAGGTacaactgcagcagcagcatctgcaGCATCATTTACATcagcagaaacagcagcagcagcatttacagcagcagcaacatttaCAAcaactacagcagcagcagcagcagcagcagcagcagcagcagcagcagcgctccTGGGCCCAGCATCAGCTGGCCCACATGCAGCAGCCTCATGAGGGGGCCCATCCCTGCAAGAACCCGAGGATGGAGCTTCCAGCTGAGTGTGCTTTCCCCTCTCGAAACCTCAACTATCCCCACAAGCTACCCAACACCGCACAGTCCTTTCCTCTAAAACACCCGGGCGAAAAACCACGACCTTCATCCCCCGTCAACTGCCCAGTAGGTTCTATGCCTTACATTAATGGCCACTACATGCAGCCACCGTGGGGCAGCATCCCAGCCACAGCAGGTAACAATGGATCCAGCCCTCAGGACCTCCCGGTGGTTTTCCAGGGAGGGCAGGCTGGTGCCTCCACAGACCGCATCCCAGGGGCAAAGTACAGGCCGGGGAAGGAGGGTCCTCCTGGCCCGGCCAAGATGATGCAGAATGTGGATTTCTTAGGAGGGGACTTCCAGATGCCCAGCTTTCAGGAGCAGAACATGGGTGTGATGGAGAAGATGCACAGGTCAGCCATGGGCCAAGTTCAGGACCCCAACAACAGCGGAGGTGTTCACGCTCATCACCCAGGCTACCGTTAATGCGTGCGCTtatcccccccctcccacccttGGTGTGTTTTGAGTTCTTCTCAACAGCTACTTTCAGCTTCTGCGGTTTATTCTTTAAGATCTTGCAAGTGATCAATTACATTTTATTGCTTCAGAGCTTGATTTGTAGAGCCACCAGGTTGTGATGTTTCAAAGTATTCCTCAGGTCTTAAGCCATGTCGTACCTTTTGTTGCAGATGAAGGGTTTTTGAGATTGTTGTCCACTGTTGAGTAGAATTCCTCTTTTCATCACTGGCATGGATGTGCTGCTCTTTGTTCGTGTATATATGGTGTTAAAATATGAATTTGCAGCTGAGAGAATATGCTTGCCATACGATTGTCACAGTGCTTTTCCTAGGTTGACATGGAACAACTCAACTTTTTTCAGCATTTGTGGCCTTACAACTGCCCAAAGGCAAGATTTAGGATGTCCTTGTGTGATGTTTTTATTTGCAATTATTTATCCTCTGAACAGGTTTGTGATCCATTTAAATAAGAAGGTTACATGTATATGCAATTAATATGACTGTTTAAGGTTTTTGTCCCAGAAGCTCCCCCCCATAGTTAACGGGCCTAAAAGTGAGACTCCTCTATCAGGAACACAACATGGCGTCTGACCTGAACCGTAAGGTCGTTTTTGCATAGTGTGCAAAAACAGCCAACTATCACTGTTAAGCAGAATTTTAGTTAAAAATAAGACAAAGCCAGCACTAGCAAAAACAGTAACGTTCTCCATGTAGTTACTCTTACGTTTGGAAATTCTAAAGTGCCCTCTTGTGTGTAATATTTCAAGGATTGCTTTTGAAGTAGTTATTTTATTACCGTTTTTGTCGTATTTCTGTAGATGGTCCTACTTGAACTGTAGAAAttacttttaaatgtttatgccTAACATTTGGCAAAAGGAGCAGAAGCTCCATTAGTCCCTCTTTGTCTATAGCTAATGTGAAACAGAATGGCATCCcattaatattaaaatgtatgtcagTATGTGAAAAAGCAAATTGATCACTTGCAAGCACGCAAGTACTTCAAATAATGCAAGCTGGGAAGTTTCCCCTCCGACACATTCCCTCACCACTTAACTACTGTAATACGAGTGAACTGATGTGGTGTGGACATTATGTGTGTGGCCGTTCATCTAACTAATCACTGCCCTTACCCTGTGTTGTATTTCTGCTACCTATAAAGAAAAATAAGGACATTTAATGCAGGTTATGTTTTGCTAGATGTGTCTAGCATGAAGCTCTGGACCCGTTTCCTCCTCTGGTCCTTTTTTCGGGTTGATGTTGTCCGAGCATGTGTTGCTCTGCTAGCCTCAAGCCTTCTGGAAAAAGCCTTAAATGTCACGGTAGTTATCCTCTACTTAATACTTAACCTTAACGGACTTCCTTTGCCAGGATCCCAACTTTAGTATGGCTTCATCGTGAGCTTTGGTTCATTTTAAATCTGTGCTGTCAGATCATTTGGCAGTGTTGATATGTGTAGGCAGAGGGAACACGTGCTATTGCCTTAAATTAAAAGGTAATAATGCGACTCATACTTGCTGATGAATCACCCATCCTACTGTCTCAAATGTTGCCTATCAAGGATTTAAGAtgattttaaaatatgaatagTATTTAGCAGAATTAATAGGTATGTAGAACAGGGCTGTAGCAGTTATTTTAAAGTATTTGGACTGTGTTTTAGTTGTTATACTTAATAAATATCCTGAtatagtttaatttattttattttgtttttgaccaCTGCATCCTGAAGCCATAGGTGTTTTCACATTAGGTGCCATAGGTGACACACGTTGACGCAGTGCAAACTGAATTGTCTGCACTCGAATAAGAGGTTTGCATCCACGCTTTAATCTTTCACTCTCTGAATCAGAATACAGTACAGGTCAAAAGGGAGAAAGAGCGGCGAGATGATCCGTCATCCTCAGAGAAAGACCGCTGAGATGCAGCCGTAGCTTTTTCTGGATTTTGGTCTTCATACTTgatggcagtttttttttttttttttgtttcctggcTCTCATTTTTGACGTGCCTGCCCCTTAAAGCTGCTATTGACTTTAATCTTAACACACACTAGTatgatttgtgtgtgcatgtgtatgaatAGTAATGATGTATGGGCTGTATCAGTGAAAATGAGTTCCTATTCATGGGACGGGCGCAGGGCGAAAATTGCCACCACTCACATGCTGGTAAATTTGGTCTATACgtctatagagtgctgcagggattacgtatttctgtaggccaaccaggtagttggcatcgccctggttccctcgacaaaaagccaatgagattgttccattgggttttggattattgcagaaaataatctctgtggtCGGCCCTCCGTGGTAGTCTGTGTTATACGGCGTTCATGGgcacattacttgcccaccacccccaccgtcgttttgcttttccTGCAGGACGAGAGACAGTTGATGGACAAGACgatggcagaggatttggtgtcaaagcaaaaGCGCCTGTTTAGCAATACTTCTGATTTAAAACCCAATGCAACGAGtaaaccataacgttaatgccGTGCGGAGCAGTTACAGCCGGTGTGCACAGCGGAGTGGCGCCGGATGCAAACCTGCGGCCTTGTAGCAAGAGCTCGACCAGGCACACAGCCACCTAACATTAAAGATCAGTGAGCGCATTACacatattgagcgtcatcttttcttgtaaaatgtctggtgtttattaactggtgggaaaCTTTCCTCCCCGTCTCATCCCTAGGTGGCACACAAACGTTtgtgatacttacatgttttgttcagcaagttaatcttcacaaataaacaccacttctatgatttttgaagtgttaatacaatcaccagaagtaaaacgCTAACGTTCGGCTATAAACAAACActacggtcgcatgagcgcgagtatacacaacaaggctgtaaaggcgcaCGAGTCTGCGTGACgacgtttagtcgtctcatttagccacttgttagcaaccaccttttttaagtcTCAAAATTctcgagtgggatatttactgacgtattttatattgcagaacaaaatgttaaaatcccacagaccttatttcaggcatctaattaaaaaaaacttccagacgagggaaccggaactCATTCCTGCAGCCCTCTATTCTTTATTCAATAACTTGACCAGTGTTCAGAGTGGCAGAGTGATTTTCCTAAAGACAGAAACTCTCCAGGCCTGTGTGGGTTTCTTCACTTTAAATCAACACTAAACAATTAGACACACCTGCCGTTTTATTCTGAACTGCCTCGTTACAGCCCAACATAGTCAGGTTCTACAGTCTCATATGAAGTGCCTCCACTGGGCTTAGTATGGagaaatgtgtgaatgtgtgtgtgtgtatgttaagCTTGGGTACTTGCACACAGGTGTGCACGCTGACAGACGTGCACGAAGTTAATCTCTGATGGGGG
The Sebastes fasciatus isolate fSebFas1 chromosome 7, fSebFas1.pri, whole genome shotgun sequence genome window above contains:
- the LOC141771131 gene encoding protein FAM222B-like, which codes for MLACLPASGDPTIRFLSRTQMNTGLQKWETTQKMRSASYPTPAELDAFAKKVANNPLTIQIFPNSVKVPQRKHIRRTVNGLDTSSSSQRHSPYPSQVSSSRGLLAVLRAPAKGVIKDSDGSRTRQLQKAVMNPHSGPYATQSTLNLPQPAPNLQGPSQPAAQAAQKQGMVHPQALQQSVNHPMTLQQPQTMPHPQALQQRNMAHSQVLQRQQSLSQVQTSQQRLAHPQGIQRQQSVPHSQAQQQQQQQQQQQQQQQQQQQQQQQSQSCPPVVPQQHLSHLQTLKHQAAPLQALHTQQGVTQDLHHMSDGAPLPSLQHTQGLVGSQPLPQAVGSGPPTMPNSLQQPQPGAYGPRKLPDADAPPNVTVSTSTIPLSMAASLHQNRPSDLSSIVHQINQLCQARAGMGATSVCEGQIANPSPISRNLLINASSRVSFHHPALGSVPSCLMVGPPDKATVQTPNAALHSQPNIAATNTIPAFHADPEKVQLQQQHLQHHLHQQKQQQQHLQQQQHLQQLQQQQQQQQQQQQQQRSWAQHQLAHMQQPHEGAHPCKNPRMELPAECAFPSRNLNYPHKLPNTAQSFPLKHPGEKPRPSSPVNCPVGSMPYINGHYMQPPWGSIPATAGNNGSSPQDLPVVFQGGQAGASTDRIPGAKYRPGKEGPPGPAKMMQNVDFLGGDFQMPSFQEQNMGVMEKMHRSAMGQVQDPNNSGGVHAHHPGYR